The window TTCTCCAGTTTTTTAAGCTTCTTTCCTGAGAGACTTCCCAGTTCTTCCATGGCACATCTGATTCTCATGCGGATTATATCGCTTCCCAGAATTTCCATCGTGTCGAAAAGAGGGGTTGAAACGGATTTGCCGCTGATAGCGATATACAAAGGCTGCGTAAGATATTTCAACTTGATGTCCAGCTTCTCGGAGAGGTTTTTGAAAAGAATGTAGATGCTCTCCTTGCTGAAACTGTCCAGCTTTTCCAGTTCCCAGAGAATTATCTGCAGGATTTCGCACGAGTGGGTTTCATCCATTTCCTTCATAAGCAATTCTTCCTTTGAGAGGGGAATTCTGCTATTGAAGAAGTGATTCGTCAGATCTCCCCAGTCCGAAAGGCGGTTCATTCTGCCCTTGCAGATTTCGAGAATCTTTTTAAAGTGATCTTTGTTAAGTCCCCACTCAACAAGCCTGTCAAGAAGTTCATTTGTCGAAAAATCCTCTCTTATATACCTGCCGTTGAGCCAGAGAAGCTTGTCAAGATCAAAAACCGGGCCTCCGAGGCTGATATCCTCAAGACTGAAATTTTCTATCATCTCCTGAAGGGAGAATTTTTCTCTGTCATCCGAAAGGTGCCAGCCCATCATCCCTAAATAATTCAGAAGGGCTTCCGGAAGAATGCCTGTCTTCCTGTACCAGTCTATGGATACGGGATTTTTCCGCTTGGAAAGCTTACTTTTATCCTTGTTGCGGAGAAGGGGAAGATGACAGAACACGGGCGGTTCCCATCCGAAGAACTCGTAAAGAAGGACATGCTTCGGCACCGAGTTAATCCACTCCTCTCCCCGTATGATATGGGAAATTTCCATAAGGTGATCGTCAACTACTACCGCGAGATGGTACGTTGGAAATCCGTCAGCTTTCATTATCACCTGGTCGTCAATGGATGTCCAGTCCTTCTCTATTTTTCCACGGAGCAGATCCTCAAACACGCACGTGCCCTCAAGGGGAACCTTCATTCTGACAGTGAATTCCTCACCGGCTTCAACTCTCTTCGTGGCTTCCTCGGGAGGGATGTCTCTGCACTTCCTGTCGTAGCCGCTGGACGCGCCGGCTTTCTGTCTTTCGTTTCGGACTTCAGCAAGACGTTCCCTGCTGCAGAAACAGGGATACGCATGACCCTCCGCAATCAACCTGTTGATGTATTCATGGTAGATTTCAAGCCTCTCGCTCTGTCTGTAAGGGCCGTGGGGCCCGCCGATTTCCGGGCCTTCATCCCAATCCAGGCCGAGCCATTTTAGGGAATCAATAATAGCTTTTTCCGATTCTCCTGTAGATCGATCTCTGTCGGTATCCTCGATTCGCAGAATAAAACTGCCATTGTTCTTCTTTGCCCAGACATATCCGAAAAGGGCCTGATAGGCTGTCCCCACGTGAGGATCCCCGGTTGGTGACGGGGCAAGTCTCGTTCTGATTTCTTTGTCTGTCATACAACCCTCTCAGCTGTTCTATGATATTCATTGATTACCGAATATAAACATCGGACTGTGCTTTGCAGTAACGGTCGTATTCTCAATTCGAAAAAAGAACTCCATGCAGCTTATAGAGGCCCTGGAAATAGCATCACTTGTACGACTAATGTGTATGTGATATTGTTTATGCTGATTATTTATGTAACGTGCGATTTCCTTTGGTTTTCGTCTTACAAAAAACAGTATGGAGGGTAATGAAACTCGAAGAATTTCAGGCAAAGAGATTGTTCATGGATTACGGTATCCCCGCACCTGAAGGAGTAATGGTAACCACGGCTGAGGAAGCCAGAAGCGCTGCCGAAAAAATCGGATGTCCGGTGGTTATCAAGGCGCAGGTTCAGGCAGGAGGCAGAGGTAAGGCAGGAGGAGTGAAACTTGCCGGAACGCCGGCGGAAGCCTACATGGCATCTGAATCCATACTTGGTATGGATATAAAGGGTTTTAAGGTTGAGAGGCTGCTTGTTGACCCGGCGGTATCCATATCAGGCGAGTACTACGTTGGCATCACAATTGACAGAAGGAAGAAACTCCCGGTTATGATGGTCTCCGCATCGGGCGGGATGGATATCGAGAAGGTGGCCGCGGAAACACCGGAGCTGATATTTTTCCAGGAGATCAATCCTGAGAGGGGGCTTCGTTCTTTCGAAGCGAAACAGCTTGCATTCAGATTGTTCAACGATAAGAAAAAGGCCATGGCGGCAGCTTCAATAATGGTGAAACTTTGGAAGTGTTTTCATGATGTTGATGCTTCTCTGGCAGAGATAAATCCCCTTGCTGAACTCAAGGACGGTTCAATCATCGCTCTTGATGCTAAGATAGTTCTTGATGACAATGCGATATTCAAGCATCCTGTGATGGAAGAACTGCGGCTCCCCACACCCTCAGAGAAAAAAGAACTCGACGCGAAAAGCCATGGATTGAGTTATGTGCAGCTTGAGGGAGAAATAGGCTGCATGGTCAATGGCGCGGGTCTGGCCATGGCAACCATGGATGTGATAAAGCATCTTGGAGGCACACCGGCCAATTTCCTCGACATTGGGGGAAGTTCAAGCCCTGAGAAAGTTATTCATGCAATGGAGCTTCTTGTCTCGGATGATAAAGTAACAGCCATATTCATAAATGTTTTTGGTGGTATTACCCGATGTGATGATGTCGCGAACGGCCTGGTTGCAGCACTTCAGGAAATCAAAACAGATCTTCCCCTTGTTGTTCGACTTACCGGAACCAACGAGGAGGAAGGAATCAAAATCCTTTCCGATTTTGGGATTACGGCAATGAAGGATATGACAAAGGGAGCCAGGGAAGCCATCCGTCTTGCGAAAGAGGGAGGGGGAAACTTATGAGCATACTTCTGGACAAGAATACCAGGGTAATGGTACAGGGTCTTGGCCGTGATGGATCTTTCCATGCGGAACAGATGGCACTGTACGGAACTAATGTGGTCGCGGGAGTTCACCCGGGAAAAGGCGGCAGCAGTTTTCAGGATTTCCCTGTATTCAACACCGCAAAGGAAGCAGTGAGGGAAACCGGAGCTGAATGTTCTGTTATTTTCGTTCCCGCCCCCTTCGCGGGCGATGCCATTCTTGCCGGAGCCAACGCTGGAATAAAGCTTGTTGTGGCAGTAAGTGAAGGTATACCGGTTCTTGACATGTCGAAAATTGTGAGGGAACTCGATGGGCTGGGCACAGGTCTTATCGGTCCTAACAGCCCCGGCCTGATTTCCCCTGACAAATCAAAGGTTGGAATCATGCCCGGAAGCATATTCAAGAGAGGTTCTGTGGGCGTAATTTCCAGAAGTGGAACTTTAACATACGAAGTTGTCAATCAGCTATCACTTGCCGGATACGGTCAGTCAACAGCGATAGGTATGGGAGGAGATCCCATAGTAGGAATGAAATACAACGATTACCTTGAACGTTTTGAGAATGACGCGGAAACGGAGCTGATAGTTATCGTCGGAGAGATAGGAGGAACGGACGAACAGGATGCGGCTGCCTTTGTTAAAAACGGTATCACCAAACCTGTGGTGGGCTATATAGTCGGCCGCAGCGCTCCTCCGGGAAAAAGGATGGGGCATGCGGGCGCTATCATCTCAGGCGCTGATAGTACCGTTGATGCAAAGGTTGCGGTTCTAAAAGAGAATGGCATACCTGTTGCGGATACTGTAGAGCAGATTGTTGATCTTGTTGGTGATGGATTGGGAGGAAAAAATTGAGAGAACTTGATGTTGCCAGGATAACGGAAGCGGTGAAGGACCTGAGCATCAGAACCAACATCTATCTTCCGGATGATGTGAAGAAGGCTCTCAGGGAATCACTTGAGAGGGAGGAATCCCCTATGGGGAAAGAGATCCTCCAGGTTATTCTTGATAATCATGATATCTCGGAAAAAGAGAAAATGCCCATATGCCAGGATACCGGAGTGGCTATCGTTTTCCTGGAGGTCGGACAGGAAGTGCATCTCGTCGGAGGTGCTCTGGAGGACGCAGTCAACGAAGGCGTGAGGCAGGGATACGGAGAGGGTTATCTCCGGAAATCGATGGTTGCGGATCCCGTCATTAAAAGGAAGAATACAACGGATAACACTCCGGCCGTTATCTACACAAGAATCGTTCCGGGGGATCAAGTTAAAATCGTCTTTGCCCCTAAAGGCGGCGGGGCTGAGAACATGAGCGAAGTACGCATGATGACGGCTGCCGACGGTATAGAAGGCGTGAAGAATTTCGTGGTTGACAGGGTTTCCAGATCGGGAGGCAATCCCTGCCCTCCGATAGTTGTGGGAGTAGGCCTGGGCGGCAGTTTTGAGAGATGCGCCATGCTTGCGAAGGAAGCTCTCATGAGAACGATAGGCGAACCAAATCCCGATCCGGTTTACGACGAGGTTGAAAAGGATCTTCTAAGGAGAATTAACAACCTGGGAATCGGACCGCAGGGGCTTGGCGGCAGGACCACAGCGCTGGCGGTGCATATAAAAATGGTTCCATGCCATATCGCTTCGATGCCGGTTGCGGTTAACATTCAGTGCCATGTCAGCAGACATGGCGAAACAATTATCTAGTAAGACAGGAGGAGAGCTAATTGAAAACGGTTGAATTGAGAACTCCCCTGGATGAAAAGCAGATATCAGAACTTGAATCCGGGGACAAGGTGTTCCTTTCCGGTGAGATATACACCGCTCGGGATGCTGCACACAAAAGGCTTGTTGCTCTGGTCGAGGAAGGAAAGGAACTTCCCTTTGATCTCCGGGGAGCAGTTATCTATTATGTAGGCCCTGCCCCCTCAAGACCGGGGCAGGTAATGAATTCCGCCGGCCCCACAACAAGTTACAGAATGGATGTATTTACTCCCCTTCTCCTTGAGCACGGACTGAAAGGCTCTATAGGAAAGGGACCCAGATCCATGGAAGTCCGGGATTCGATGGTAAAAAACAAAGGTATTTACTTTGCTGCCGTGGGAGGAGCCGCGGCTGGAATAGCTTCTTCAGTCAAGGAAGCAGAAGTTATTGCCTACGAAGATCTTGGCCCGGAAGCCGTAAGAAGGCTGATCGTTGAAAGGATGCCTCTGTTTGTGGTCAACGATACCAGGGGTAACGATCTGTTCGAGGCCGGAGTGGCAGAGTACCGTCGCGAGGAATAAATATTGTACAGTTTCACTACTGACAGGATGGTAAAATAATGAGTTTCGACCTGACACTGAATAACCTTGGCGACCTTTTTCCCGATAACTTTTCCGAGGAACAGATAGCTAAAGCGAAAACCGTTTTTCTGAAGGAACTTGCACACAGAACGCACAGCTTCTACAAGGGAAAGATGATGACCGTTCCCAAGGCAGGGCTGTACGGTTTCAACTGGTTCAACGTCTGGTATACTCCCGGCGTATCAAAGGTTTCAACTACCATTCGTGAAAACAACGAAGCCGCATACGAACTTTCGAACAAGGGTAATTTTATAGGAGTTGTCAGCGATTCCACAAGGGTTCTTGGGGATGGCGACTGTACTCCTCCTGGCGGTCTGGGCGTTATGGAAGGAAAAGCGTTCCTCATGAAATATCTCGGCGGGGTAGATGCAGTGGCACTGTGCATCGACAACCGGGATGAGGATGGGAAGCCGGATGCAGATAAAATCATCGACTTCGTTAAGATGGTTCAGCCAAGCTTCGGCGGAATAAATCTCGAGGATATCTCCCAGCCGAACTGTTTCAAGGTTCTGGATACACTCAGAGAGGAATGCGACATTCCCGTATGGCATGATGATGCTCAGGGAACCGGATGTGTTACACTTGCCGGGCTGCTTGGCGCGCTTGAAGTAGTCGGTAAAAAGCTGGAGGATGTCCGCATTGTATTCATTGGCGCAGGCGCTTCCAACACAACCATAGCCAGACTGATAATAACAGCGGGCGGCGATCCTGAAAAGATGGTTATGTTCGATTCAAAAGGCAGCCTTTCAAGCGACAGGGAAGACATCAGGGCCGATAAACGGTTCTACAGAAAATGGGAACTCTGCCAGGCCATGAATCCTGATAAGATACAGACCCATGCAGAAGCCTGCGCCGGAGCCGATGTTCTGATAGCAGTTTCAAGACCAGGCCCAGGGCTTATTCCCCATGAATGGATAAGATCCATGGGTCGAGATCCCATCGTATTCGCATGCGCCAATCCAGTCCCCGAGATCTACCCCTACGAAGCAAAAGAAGCTGGCGCCGCGATAGTCGCCACAGGGAGGGGAGATTTTCCTAACCAGGTTAATAATTCGCTTGGATTCCCAGGGATTCTGAAGGGTGCTTTGCTGGTGCGGGCAAAGAAGATCACGGATAACATGGCCGTTGCCGCGGCGAAATCTCTCTCTAATTTCGCCAGGAAAAAAGGATTCAGCCCGGATTACATTATTCCGACTATGGATGAAGCGGATGTTTTTCCGGAAGAAGCCGCCGATGTGGCCATGCAGGCCATAAAGGATGGTGTTGCTGGATTGATAAAAACAAGGGAACAGGTTCTGAAGGAAGCAAGATCAGACATTATGGAATCCAGAAACCTGGTTAACAGGCTTATGGAGGAAGGTTTCATAAAGGAACCGCCGATGGAACTCATTGAGGAAGCCGTAAAGCTGGCGGTTGATTCTGTAAGCTGATGCTACTGCGGGGGGCGGCGTTGCCGTCCCCCGGAACTGTAGGAGTGGTTTACTGGTTTTTCGCAGGTATGAGAGTAGATTCAATACGAAATGATCGCTTTGTGCAATACCGGTAAAAGCGCGGGAAAGGAAACAAATGAACGAAATTCTGATGACACGAAGAAGAAAGATTACCCGTTTCACCTGTCATGGGGTTCCGGCTAAACCGGGTACAGCAGGCCTGCTTTTTACCGCGCTTGGACAGAAGAAAATAAACGTTGTTCATATGTTCAATACGGAGCATGGAAGCGAAGAGGGAGATATATCCTTCAGCGTAGCCGAAGGCTGCTTTGAAAAGGCAAGTAAGGTTCTTGAGGACATCAAGGATGAAGTTGGAATAGAAGAAATCAGTGTACAACATGATCTGGCGATACTCAGCTTCGATCTTGAAGAGACGGTATGCGAAACGGTAATAGGAACCATGACCCTCGCATTGAGCGCACTTGCCAAAGAGCATATCGATGTCAAGCATATCGCTGCCAGCAGGAACAGGGTTTTTGTTGTTCTTGCGGACACGGAGGCTGATACCGCTTCCTACACGCTCAGCAGGGTTTTGAAGGAAGATCCCATTATACACCCCATCTGATTTGTACTCAGATTTCGCATACAGCCCTTTTTCATCCCGGTGAAACAAATATTCCATTTCTGGATACGGATAATTATCATCAGGAAAGGGGAAGAGCATGAGATTATTAAGCACTATATCAATTCTGTTTATTCTTGTATCGCTGGCGGGAGGGTACGACGCCCCCGGGCCGAAAGATGTATTCGACTGGGTTGCATATCCCGAGGCGGGAAATCCTGAACTTGTTAATCCCGCCGGGTTCAGTTTTATCAATAATCTGAGACTAAGATTGGGTATGGCTGCGTCCGACAGCGCTTTTGAGGGGTTCGACAGGGTTTCAATAGCATTTCCGGGCGCGGGCATTTCCGGATGGTGGGACGATGACGTCAGCATGAGGAAATTCAACCTTTCCTCCAGTACGAATATCCTTGAGAACATCGCGTCATTCGGCGTGGGTTACACATGGTTCGATCCTACAGTGAAAGCCAGCCCCTTCTCGGGAAAGAACTTCTACACTCTTGGCATGGTAGTCCGTCCCCTCGACTGGTTCAGCTTCGGTCTTGTGAGAAGAGGGGGAATGGATTTTCCCGGTGACAGTGATGTTGAAGCTGTCTACAGAGCAGGATTCGCGGTAAGACCGCTGGGCGAAGACATTACGATTGTAACCAACCTTGAAACCGGAACGGAGTTTGAGGACTACAAATTTTCAGCGGGTCTTGAAGTTCGCCCCATGGAAGGGTTTGCCATCAGAGCCGACGCGGGAGAGGACTATCTGAGTTTTGGAATGGAAGCCGGATTCGGGAGCGCGGGAATTTCCCTCGGAGCGATCAGTGACAACGATTATTCGTATCGCACTTCCCGGGCGGATATAACATTCAGCACAGGCCCCGGTCCCGATCTGCTCGGACCGTCGGGAATATTCATCCGCATCGATACCGATCAATTCGATGAACTCAGGCAGAGACCGTTCCTGGGCTCAGTCCAGCCATGTTTCACAGAAACAGCTCTTCTTCTGGACAGAATAGCTTCGGACAACTCGATCTCAGGGGTTATAGTCGATATAGAAGGATCGGCGGGTTCCCTGGCACAGGCTGAGGAGATAAGAAACCAGCTGCAGCGGATAAAGCAGTCCGGAAAGAAAGTCTACTTCTATATTGAAAGTGCCGGCAATGGAGGATACTATCTGGCTTCCTGCGGCAGCAGTATCTGGATGCACCCCTGCGGAAGAATTTCTTTCTCCGGTCTTGCGTCGGAGATGCTCTTCCTGAGGGAATTTCTTGACCGCATTGGCATCTATCCGGATCTTCAGCATATAGGTGAGTACAAGAGCGCGAGCGATATGTTTACACGGTCGGATATGTCAGACGCCCAGAGAAGAGCTACTTCCACCCTTCTGGAATCCTTCCAGCGTGAGCTTACGGCAGGAGTCGCCAACGGCACGGGTCTTGAACCGGCACAGCTACGTACTATCGTAGATACCGGTTCTTACACAGCTACAAGAGCCGTAGCAGCGGGAATGGTGAGAGGCATCTGCTATCAGGACCAGGTTGAGAACAAAATCGGAGAAGAACTGGGCAGGGATATCAATACGATCTCACTGGGGGCTTACGCCGCTTCCATCCCCGCGGATGATACCTGGGGGCCGGACAGGCATATCGCTGTAGTAGTGGCGTCAGGTTCTATAATGAGGGGAAAGAGCGGCTCGTCCTTCCCCTTCGGAAGAATTATGGGCAGTGAGACCGTATCCGATGTTCTTGAGGAAGCCGCGTCGCAACCTGGAGTTCAGGCGATTGTACTGAGAATAGATTCCCCGGGCGGGGAC of the Candidatus Aegiribacteria sp. genome contains:
- a CDS encoding Fe-S-containing hydro-lyase translates to MKTVELRTPLDEKQISELESGDKVFLSGEIYTARDAAHKRLVALVEEGKELPFDLRGAVIYYVGPAPSRPGQVMNSAGPTTSYRMDVFTPLLLEHGLKGSIGKGPRSMEVRDSMVKNKGIYFAAVGGAAAGIASSVKEAEVIAYEDLGPEAVRRLIVERMPLFVVNDTRGNDLFEAGVAEYRREE
- a CDS encoding fumarate hydratase; this encodes MRELDVARITEAVKDLSIRTNIYLPDDVKKALRESLEREESPMGKEILQVILDNHDISEKEKMPICQDTGVAIVFLEVGQEVHLVGGALEDAVNEGVRQGYGEGYLRKSMVADPVIKRKNTTDNTPAVIYTRIVPGDQVKIVFAPKGGGAENMSEVRMMTAADGIEGVKNFVVDRVSRSGGNPCPPIVVGVGLGGSFERCAMLAKEALMRTIGEPNPDPVYDEVEKDLLRRINNLGIGPQGLGGRTTALAVHIKMVPCHIASMPVAVNIQCHVSRHGETII
- the sucC gene encoding ADP-forming succinate--CoA ligase subunit beta; translated protein: MKLEEFQAKRLFMDYGIPAPEGVMVTTAEEARSAAEKIGCPVVIKAQVQAGGRGKAGGVKLAGTPAEAYMASESILGMDIKGFKVERLLVDPAVSISGEYYVGITIDRRKKLPVMMVSASGGMDIEKVAAETPELIFFQEINPERGLRSFEAKQLAFRLFNDKKKAMAAASIMVKLWKCFHDVDASLAEINPLAELKDGSIIALDAKIVLDDNAIFKHPVMEELRLPTPSEKKELDAKSHGLSYVQLEGEIGCMVNGAGLAMATMDVIKHLGGTPANFLDIGGSSSPEKVIHAMELLVSDDKVTAIFINVFGGITRCDDVANGLVAALQEIKTDLPLVVRLTGTNEEEGIKILSDFGITAMKDMTKGAREAIRLAKEGGGNL
- the gltX gene encoding glutamate--tRNA ligase — protein: MTDKEIRTRLAPSPTGDPHVGTAYQALFGYVWAKKNNGSFILRIEDTDRDRSTGESEKAIIDSLKWLGLDWDEGPEIGGPHGPYRQSERLEIYHEYINRLIAEGHAYPCFCSRERLAEVRNERQKAGASSGYDRKCRDIPPEEATKRVEAGEEFTVRMKVPLEGTCVFEDLLRGKIEKDWTSIDDQVIMKADGFPTYHLAVVVDDHLMEISHIIRGEEWINSVPKHVLLYEFFGWEPPVFCHLPLLRNKDKSKLSKRKNPVSIDWYRKTGILPEALLNYLGMMGWHLSDDREKFSLQEMIENFSLEDISLGGPVFDLDKLLWLNGRYIREDFSTNELLDRLVEWGLNKDHFKKILEICKGRMNRLSDWGDLTNHFFNSRIPLSKEELLMKEMDETHSCEILQIILWELEKLDSFSKESIYILFKNLSEKLDIKLKYLTQPLYIAISGKSVSTPLFDTMEILGSDIIRMRIRCAMEELGSLSGKKLKKLEKKYNSLFDNS
- the sucD gene encoding succinate--CoA ligase subunit alpha, whose translation is MSILLDKNTRVMVQGLGRDGSFHAEQMALYGTNVVAGVHPGKGGSSFQDFPVFNTAKEAVRETGAECSVIFVPAPFAGDAILAGANAGIKLVVAVSEGIPVLDMSKIVRELDGLGTGLIGPNSPGLISPDKSKVGIMPGSIFKRGSVGVISRSGTLTYEVVNQLSLAGYGQSTAIGMGGDPIVGMKYNDYLERFENDAETELIVIVGEIGGTDEQDAAAFVKNGITKPVVGYIVGRSAPPGKRMGHAGAIISGADSTVDAKVAVLKENGIPVADTVEQIVDLVGDGLGGKN
- the sppA gene encoding signal peptide peptidase SppA; protein product: MRLLSTISILFILVSLAGGYDAPGPKDVFDWVAYPEAGNPELVNPAGFSFINNLRLRLGMAASDSAFEGFDRVSIAFPGAGISGWWDDDVSMRKFNLSSSTNILENIASFGVGYTWFDPTVKASPFSGKNFYTLGMVVRPLDWFSFGLVRRGGMDFPGDSDVEAVYRAGFAVRPLGEDITIVTNLETGTEFEDYKFSAGLEVRPMEGFAIRADAGEDYLSFGMEAGFGSAGISLGAISDNDYSYRTSRADITFSTGPGPDLLGPSGIFIRIDTDQFDELRQRPFLGSVQPCFTETALLLDRIASDNSISGVIVDIEGSAGSLAQAEEIRNQLQRIKQSGKKVYFYIESAGNGGYYLASCGSSIWMHPCGRISFSGLASEMLFLREFLDRIGIYPDLQHIGEYKSASDMFTRSDMSDAQRRATSTLLESFQRELTAGVANGTGLEPAQLRTIVDTGSYTATRAVAAGMVRGICYQDQVENKIGEELGRDINTISLGAYAASIPADDTWGPDRHIAVVVASGSIMRGKSGSSFPFGRIMGSETVSDVLEEAASQPGVQAIVLRIDSPGGDALASSDIHHAVERARSKIPVIVSMGGVAGSGGYYMACGADWIFADRMTLTGSIGIISGKFSFGGLMENLRINVEEVSTNPMASMYSPFRRYTDGERERSFELMEDGYNVFIETVAEGRDMTFEEVDSIGRGRIWSGTDALEIGIIDECGGVVDAIYYAAGLTGMDIDEIPDVRIYPTPSFPGTMELPGFGVSESLVEFLGSDQVLYLMQPISIE
- a CDS encoding NADP-dependent malic enzyme, with the translated sequence MSFDLTLNNLGDLFPDNFSEEQIAKAKTVFLKELAHRTHSFYKGKMMTVPKAGLYGFNWFNVWYTPGVSKVSTTIRENNEAAYELSNKGNFIGVVSDSTRVLGDGDCTPPGGLGVMEGKAFLMKYLGGVDAVALCIDNRDEDGKPDADKIIDFVKMVQPSFGGINLEDISQPNCFKVLDTLREECDIPVWHDDAQGTGCVTLAGLLGALEVVGKKLEDVRIVFIGAGASNTTIARLIITAGGDPEKMVMFDSKGSLSSDREDIRADKRFYRKWELCQAMNPDKIQTHAEACAGADVLIAVSRPGPGLIPHEWIRSMGRDPIVFACANPVPEIYPYEAKEAGAAIVATGRGDFPNQVNNSLGFPGILKGALLVRAKKITDNMAVAAAKSLSNFARKKGFSPDYIIPTMDEADVFPEEAADVAMQAIKDGVAGLIKTREQVLKEARSDIMESRNLVNRLMEEGFIKEPPMELIEEAVKLAVDSVS